The Sphingopyxis sp. BE259 nucleotide sequence GGCCGGGCCGCTACGCGCTGCATTAACCGGCCGGACCGTTTCCCCAGGGATTTTCGACGTGCTGTTGTTGCTCGGGCGCGATGTCAGTCTGGCCCGACTTGACGCAGCGCAACATTATCCGGCAGGGGCGTAGCCACGCTCTCTCCTAGCCGCCAGAACAGGGAAAAACATATGACCGACCAGCCCGCGAAAATCACCCTGGGCGACAAGACTGTCGAGAGTCCTGTATTGTCGGGCACTATCGGCCCCGATGTCGTCGATATTCGCAAATTCTATGCCCAGACCGGCGCCTTCACCTATGATCCCGGCTTCACCTCAACCGCGAGCTGCGAATCGCAGATTACTTATATCGACGGCGACGAAGGCGTACTGCTCCACCGCGGCTACGCGATCGGCGATCTCGCCGAAAATTCCAGCTTCATGGAAACCTGTTACCTGCTGCTCAACGGCGATCTGCCAAACGCGCAGGAACTGGCCGATTTCGACAACACGATCACCCGCCACACGATGCTGCACGAACAGCTGGCGACCTTTTACCGCGGCTTCCGCCGCGACGCGCATCCGATGGCAATCATGTGCGGCGTCGTCGGCGCGCTCAGCGCTTTCTATCACGACTCGACCGAGATTCACGATCCGCACCAGCGGATGATCGCCAGCCACCGCCTGATTGCCAAAATGCCGACGATCGCCGCGATGGCGTATAAATATTCGGTCGGCCAACCCTTCGTCTATCCCGATAACTCGCTCAGCTACACCGGCAATTTCCTGCGCATGACCTTTGGCGTTCCCGCCGAGGAATATGTGGTCAATCCGGTCGTCGAGCGCGCGCTCGACCGCATCTTCATCCTCCACGCCGATCATGAGCAGAACGCTTCGACGTCGACCGTCCGCCTTGCTGGTTCCTCGGGCGCCAATCCGTTCGCATGCATCGCGGCGGGCATCGCCTGCCTATGGGGTCCGGCGCATGGCGGCGCGAACGAAGCGGCGCTCAACATGCTGCGCGAAATCGGTCGCCCCGAACGCATCCCCGAATATATCGCGCGCGCCAAGGACAAGGACGACCCGTTCCGCCTGATGGGCTTTGGCCACCGCGTGTATAAAAACTACGATCCGCGCGCGACGGTGATGCAAAAGACCGTGCGCGAAGTGTTCGAGGCGCTGAAGGTCAACGACCCGGTGTTCGAAGTCGCGCTACAGCTCGAAGAAATGGCACTCAGCGACCCCTATTTCGTCGACAAGAAGCTGTTCCCCAACGTCGATTTCTATTCGGGCGTCATCCTGTCGGCGATCGGTTTCCCGACGACGATGTTCACCGCCCTCTTCGCCCTCGCCCGCACCGTCGGCTGGGTCGCCCAGTGGAACGAGATGATCTCCGACCCCGCCCAGAAAATCGGTCGCCCGCGCCAGCTCTACACAGGCCCGGCGCCGCGCGATTATGTGCCGGTGGCAAAACGCTGATCCGGCGCAACACCAACAACGAAAAAGGGGCCGTGCACGGCCCCTTTTTTGCGATGGCCGGTTTCGACGGATAGCAGACCTTTAATTTCGTCATCCCGGACTTGATCGGGGATCCATCTGCCCTCTCAAGATTACGGCGGCGCAAGGGGTCATCGACCCCGGATCAAGTCCGGGGTGACGAGGGTGGGGAACGTCTGCTCTCCACCCCAGAACTGATGCCGTCACCTACCCCACATCCCGCGCCGGCAGGCTCAGCGTAAATCGCGCTCCCTGCCCCGGTGCGCTATCGACAGTCAGATCGCCGTCCATCGCCCGCGCCAGTCGCCGCGCGATATACAGCCCCAGCCCCGAGCCGCCGCTGTCGGTTCGGCCCAGCCGCTCGAATTTCTCGAACACCATCGCCTGTTGATCGGCGTCGATCCCTTGACCCTGATCGGCGACCGTCACCATAGCGCGATCCCCGTCGCGGTCGACGCGGATCCAGATTTGCGAATTGTCGGGCGAATAGCGGATCGCATTGCCCAGCAGGTTGAGCAGCACCTGCAACACCCGGCGAAACTCGCCGGTTGCGGGCGCCTTGTCGTCGGTGCGCGGCGCGTCGATGCGGATGCCCTTTTCCTCGGCCTTCATCCCCAGCAGCCCGACCGCGCGGCGCGCCAGATCGCCGAGGTCGATTTCATCGGCCGCCGCCTTGAACCCCGGACGCTCGATATTCTGCAAATCGGCCAGATCGTCGACCAGCCCCAGCAAATGCCGCCCGGCATGGGCGATGTCGCCCGCATAGCGCGCATAATCGGCGCGGATCGGGCCATCGAACTGCCCCGAAATCGTCTCGGCCGTCGCAATGATCCGGCTGAGCGGTCCACGCAACGCGCCGTCAATCCGCCGACCGAATTGCGGGTCCGACAGCGGCAGCGACCCGAAAGCGGGATCGACCAGTGCCGCCGCAGGGACCGAATCGGCCGCCGTTTCTCTCTCCGTCACCGCGGCGGCACCGCGAAACCCGGTGAAACGCCCGGCCGCATCGAACAGCGCCTCGCCCGATAGGGTCATCTCCAGCCGTCCCGAGGCAGCATCGACCTCGACATGCTGGCCGTCGAAACGCGATTGCCGCGCCAACCCGCGCAGCACCGGAAAACGGCCATCGCCGTCGGGCTGCAATTCGAACAATTCGGACAGCGATCGCCCTTCCCAATCCGCAGGGACAGGCCGCGCGTCAGGCGCGGCGCGCAGGGCAACGAGGCGCAATTGCTGGTCGCACTCCCACGTCCAGCCGTGTGGTGCCGCGATATGGTCGGCCATCGCCGGAATCTGGGGCAGCGCCACAGGCCGCGTGCGCCAGTCACTTATTTCCAGGCTGGCGCCGTCGGCGTCGGGAATGATCCGGACCAGCGCGTGAATATCGCTATGATCGTCGGCGGCGTGCAGCGGCCGACTGATGTCGCGGTGCAGCCGCTGCGCCAGCGCGACTAGCCGCGCCAGATGCGGCAGCGCCAAGGGTTTGTTCAGCGCCGCCCCCGCGCGCTGTTGCAATCGCAGCAGCGGAGCGTCGGCGCTGACCAGCGCGCCCGACCGGTCGATCCGACCGCGAACGATGCGCTCGGTCATCGCGTGTTCCGCCCGGGCGCCAGCATCTCGCCATAATCGCGCGCGCCGTCCTCGATTATTGCGCGCGACGGCAACATCGCCAGCGATGCTTCGAGCGGCGCCAGCGCGGGACGATCGAGGTTCAGCGGCGCCAGCAGAGACGGCAGCGCCGCAGTCTCCGCCGTCAGCAATGCCAGAGCCATATCGTCATAGCTGCGGCGATGCGCCGCGGCGGCCAGCGCGATGAGCGTCGGCCAGTCGTGCCGCGTGATCGCGTCTGCCACGGCGTCGGACAGCGCCGGGCCCAACAGGTTGTGATACGCCGCCCCCGCTTGTGCGATCCCCGCCTCCTTGGCGTGGCACTCGGTGGCAACGCGCACCGCGTCGCCCAGTTCGGTGGCGCGCGCCTGATTAAGGCTCACCTCCGCTAGCCTCCACGCGGCAATGTCGAGCAATAGCGAGCGAAAGAGGTCGCCGTCGAGATCGGCGATGGCCAGCTCCGGATGGCCCAGCGCGTCGAACCGGCGGCGATCGGCGATCTGTAGCGCCAGATAGGCGCGGTCGATGTCCGATAGCGGTGCGCCGACCGATGGCGGATCGACAACCCCCTCTTCGGCATCGGGCAGGATCGGCGGCGGGCTGCTGCGCTGCGCCGACAATTCGCGCCAGCGATGCTCCTCTGCACGGGCAAAGCAGATGCGCGCCAGCCGCTCGGCGCCGGGCAATCCGCCGCGCAGCCATTCGCGCCACAACCCTTCGGTATCGATGCCGCGATCGAGCCGCGCCGCGACATCACCAACCAGTCGGCGCGCGATGCCGAGCGCCAGCGCGCGCTGTTCCTCGGTCAGGCGCGCGTCCGCGGGCGCCGCCAGATAATCGGCGAGTTCGCGCAAACGCGCGGACAACGGATCGATGCCGGACGAAGGGACGGAGTCAGTCATGCACGATCGCGGATAGCAGAATGGCGTTAATACGCGCTAAACCTTGAACTGCTTTGTTTCAGGACGCTTCCGGCCGCCGCGCCAAGCGCAACCAGAGCAGTATCTGGAGCAGCGCGAGCAGCGGCAGGATCGCAA carries:
- a CDS encoding citrate synthase, which translates into the protein MTDQPAKITLGDKTVESPVLSGTIGPDVVDIRKFYAQTGAFTYDPGFTSTASCESQITYIDGDEGVLLHRGYAIGDLAENSSFMETCYLLLNGDLPNAQELADFDNTITRHTMLHEQLATFYRGFRRDAHPMAIMCGVVGALSAFYHDSTEIHDPHQRMIASHRLIAKMPTIAAMAYKYSVGQPFVYPDNSLSYTGNFLRMTFGVPAEEYVVNPVVERALDRIFILHADHEQNASTSTVRLAGSSGANPFACIAAGIACLWGPAHGGANEAALNMLREIGRPERIPEYIARAKDKDDPFRLMGFGHRVYKNYDPRATVMQKTVREVFEALKVNDPVFEVALQLEEMALSDPYFVDKKLFPNVDFYSGVILSAIGFPTTMFTALFALARTVGWVAQWNEMISDPAQKIGRPRQLYTGPAPRDYVPVAKR
- a CDS encoding HAMP domain-containing sensor histidine kinase, whose product is MTERIVRGRIDRSGALVSADAPLLRLQQRAGAALNKPLALPHLARLVALAQRLHRDISRPLHAADDHSDIHALVRIIPDADGASLEISDWRTRPVALPQIPAMADHIAAPHGWTWECDQQLRLVALRAAPDARPVPADWEGRSLSELFELQPDGDGRFPVLRGLARQSRFDGQHVEVDAASGRLEMTLSGEALFDAAGRFTGFRGAAAVTERETAADSVPAAALVDPAFGSLPLSDPQFGRRIDGALRGPLSRIIATAETISGQFDGPIRADYARYAGDIAHAGRHLLGLVDDLADLQNIERPGFKAAADEIDLGDLARRAVGLLGMKAEEKGIRIDAPRTDDKAPATGEFRRVLQVLLNLLGNAIRYSPDNSQIWIRVDRDGDRAMVTVADQGQGIDADQQAMVFEKFERLGRTDSGGSGLGLYIARRLARAMDGDLTVDSAPGQGARFTLSLPARDVG